From Spirosoma aerolatum, one genomic window encodes:
- a CDS encoding lipid II:glycine glycyltransferase FemX has translation MYKTVQHNYTLITTLDLDIEQQISSFLGQCKGFHYFQSPAYFRVATASKKLKPFYIIARDREQIAGIILLVQQVQSTLPVLSFLSSRTIIWGGPVVTGQDLPVVEGLLQFFQKHRPSTIYTQVRNLSDTTVYQSLFARFGFQYEEHLDILVDLGRSEEELWKDVVTKRRNQIRRAIKEGCVFERHTSLDSLRTCYTILQEVYQRAKLPLPDFSHFESLLQESDEKSGLRLFTVVWEGQLIGCMLCLVHGRWVYDYYAGAFSAYYKKYPNDLMPWAVFQWAKQQGFQYFDFGGAGKPGVPYGVRDYKKQFGGQLVCYGRYEKVHYPRLFGLLKLGYQIWQKR, from the coding sequence ATGTATAAAACCGTTCAACATAACTATACGCTGATTACAACACTCGATCTGGATATTGAACAACAGATCAGTAGTTTTTTAGGTCAATGTAAGGGGTTTCACTATTTTCAGTCACCAGCTTATTTTAGAGTAGCGACTGCGTCGAAGAAACTAAAGCCATTTTATATTATTGCTCGGGATCGGGAGCAGATTGCCGGAATTATCTTACTGGTTCAGCAGGTTCAGTCAACGCTACCTGTTCTTTCTTTTTTATCTAGCCGAACAATTATTTGGGGAGGACCCGTAGTGACTGGCCAGGATCTACCTGTTGTTGAGGGGCTACTCCAGTTTTTCCAGAAACATCGCCCATCGACTATTTATACTCAGGTCCGAAACCTATCCGACACCACCGTTTACCAGAGCCTGTTCGCCCGGTTTGGATTTCAGTACGAAGAACACCTGGATATTCTGGTCGATTTAGGACGATCAGAAGAGGAGCTTTGGAAAGATGTGGTAACAAAACGCCGAAACCAGATTCGCCGGGCGATTAAGGAAGGCTGTGTTTTTGAGCGGCATACCTCGCTGGATTCCCTGCGAACCTGCTATACGATTTTACAGGAAGTGTATCAACGGGCAAAGCTACCCTTGCCCGATTTTAGCCATTTTGAATCACTACTTCAGGAGTCAGATGAGAAGTCTGGCTTACGATTGTTTACCGTTGTCTGGGAAGGCCAACTTATTGGCTGTATGCTCTGCCTGGTGCATGGACGCTGGGTATATGATTATTACGCAGGTGCTTTTAGCGCCTATTATAAAAAATACCCTAACGATCTGATGCCGTGGGCTGTATTTCAATGGGCTAAGCAACAGGGCTTTCAATATTTTGATTTTGGAGGGGCTGGTAAACCCGGTGTTCCATATGGAGTAAGAGACTATAAAAAGCAGTTTGGCGGTCAATTGGTTTGTTATGGCCGTTACGAAAAGGTGCATTATCCTCGATTGTTTGGTTTACTAAAACTAGGCTATCAAATCTGGCAAAAGCGATGA
- a CDS encoding AglZ/HisF2 family acetamidino modification protein, with protein MFRPRVIPLLLLKAKGLVKSVKFKDYTYIGDPINAVKIFNDLRADELMLLDILATKEGRCIDLDFVRQVGDEANMPFAVGGGIQRISEIKSLINAGAEKVVINSFAVREPSFIKAASDEFGSSTIVVSIDIKKKFLGKQQVYTEGGSRSTGLDPIAWAKQMEANGAGELIVTSIEHDGMMQGYDLALLNAMSAAVRIPVVAAGGAGKLDHFQSAVQTAHASAVAAGSLFVYHGPRKAVLVNYPKQEELVTIFNPS; from the coding sequence ATGTTCAGACCCCGGGTTATTCCATTGCTTTTGTTAAAAGCCAAAGGGTTGGTAAAGTCGGTTAAGTTTAAGGACTATACCTACATTGGGGACCCGATCAATGCCGTCAAAATATTCAACGACTTACGGGCCGATGAACTGATGCTACTGGATATTCTGGCGACCAAAGAAGGACGGTGTATCGATCTGGATTTTGTACGACAGGTAGGGGATGAAGCCAATATGCCGTTTGCGGTTGGGGGAGGGATTCAGCGGATTAGCGAGATTAAAAGCCTGATCAATGCCGGTGCTGAGAAAGTCGTGATCAATTCGTTTGCCGTGCGGGAGCCATCCTTTATTAAAGCCGCATCGGATGAATTTGGGAGCTCAACCATTGTTGTGTCGATCGATATTAAAAAGAAATTTTTGGGTAAGCAGCAGGTATATACCGAAGGCGGAAGCCGCTCTACCGGACTGGATCCCATCGCCTGGGCGAAACAGATGGAAGCCAATGGAGCGGGGGAGTTGATTGTAACGTCTATTGAACACGATGGTATGATGCAGGGGTACGATCTGGCCTTACTGAATGCAATGTCGGCGGCTGTGCGTATACCCGTCGTGGCGGCTGGAGGGGCTGGTAAGCTCGATCATTTCCAGTCGGCCGTTCAAACGGCTCATGCATCGGCGGTGGCGGCTGGTTCGCTATTCGTTTATCACGGCCCCCGAAAAGCAGTATTGGTCAATTACCCCAAACAGGAAGAGTTAGTAACGATATTCAACCCATCATGA
- a CDS encoding VanZ family protein, with product MTLDKYQSLYKKLAVVYTVLILLLVTLPINGEDQFLGKLNDNYVLQIRYDYISHAFLFIPWIILIWWGWSIAAAPKRKQLAVGVGGLGFAIFCEYLQLPLTYRTFNINDLLANSLGICLGLLFLWVWERVGMSQQKG from the coding sequence ATGACTTTAGATAAGTACCAATCGCTCTATAAAAAGCTAGCTGTTGTCTATACCGTGTTGATTCTGCTGCTGGTGACACTACCTATTAATGGAGAGGATCAGTTTTTGGGTAAGCTGAACGACAATTATGTATTACAGATACGCTATGATTATATCTCGCATGCGTTTCTGTTTATTCCCTGGATCATACTGATCTGGTGGGGCTGGTCAATCGCAGCGGCACCCAAACGCAAACAACTCGCAGTAGGGGTAGGGGGGCTGGGCTTCGCCATTTTCTGTGAATATCTTCAATTGCCGCTGACTTACCGGACATTTAACATTAATGACCTCTTGGCTAATTCGCTTGGTATATGCCTGGGGCTCCTGTTTCTATGGGTATGGGAGCGCGTAGGTATGAGCCAGCAAAAAGGCTAA
- a CDS encoding DegT/DnrJ/EryC1/StrS family aminotransferase has translation MIPRFDYSFSLRDIFISIASVANNKESNVSSYQDLFPSASVFEIPSARWGIQCALQALGLAPGARVGVQPYTCSSVMAAIQSAGLEIVFIDINAEFTLDQEDLKKKLHQLEALIVTHTFGVAAQLESIRKLASHLPIIEDCAHAFLCHYNDQSLGSFFDVSVFSFGYGKFPILGHGGIIVINNKKYAKLITTHISRLKPAGLLSELIFVGKRVAYSLIYSGLGYTVLHNVFQQYITTKNQRIQSRSFVQEYEFRSVRQLLKNKWKHLPDLAMKQRQNALQIIKANESVVKAIYNVDDKSNCLAVVFIVDDRDRLYNHLIRHGIGAGKHFQYAAVWASAYGYENGSCPQFEQLVNRVITIPCYSKLTKSDIIKINKVIARFIQENIL, from the coding sequence ATGATTCCCAGATTTGATTACTCCTTTTCATTACGAGATATTTTTATCTCCATTGCAAGTGTAGCGAATAATAAAGAGTCGAATGTTAGCTCTTATCAGGACTTATTTCCATCTGCTTCCGTTTTCGAGATTCCAAGTGCAAGATGGGGAATACAGTGTGCTTTGCAGGCTTTGGGACTTGCTCCTGGGGCAAGGGTAGGTGTACAGCCCTATACCTGCTCATCCGTAATGGCGGCTATTCAGTCAGCAGGGCTAGAGATAGTTTTCATTGATATTAATGCTGAATTCACGCTTGATCAGGAGGATCTAAAAAAAAAGTTACACCAATTAGAGGCACTGATTGTCACCCATACGTTTGGAGTTGCAGCACAACTTGAGTCGATCAGGAAATTAGCTAGTCATTTGCCAATTATTGAAGATTGTGCTCATGCTTTTTTGTGTCATTATAATGATCAGTCTCTAGGCAGTTTTTTCGATGTGTCGGTTTTTTCGTTTGGGTATGGAAAATTCCCTATTCTTGGTCATGGAGGAATCATTGTAATCAATAATAAGAAATATGCTAAATTGATTACTACACATATAAGCCGTTTAAAGCCTGCCGGTTTGCTTAGCGAGTTGATATTTGTTGGGAAAAGAGTAGCCTACTCACTTATCTATTCCGGGCTAGGATATACAGTTTTGCATAACGTGTTTCAGCAGTACATCACCACTAAAAATCAACGTATTCAGAGTAGGAGTTTTGTACAAGAATATGAATTTCGATCCGTTCGGCAACTGCTTAAAAATAAGTGGAAGCACTTACCTGATCTGGCAATGAAGCAACGCCAGAATGCCCTACAGATTATTAAGGCAAATGAATCTGTAGTGAAAGCTATTTATAATGTAGATGATAAAAGCAATTGTTTAGCGGTCGTCTTTATCGTTGATGACAGAGATCGTCTTTATAATCATCTGATTAGACATGGAATAGGGGCGGGCAAACACTTTCAATACGCGGCCGTATGGGCATCGGCGTATGGGTATGAAAATGGATCTTGTCCTCAGTTTGAACAATTAGTTAATAGAGTAATTACTATTCCCTGCTACAGCAAGCTTACAAAAAGCGATATTATTAAGATTAATAAAGTTATAGCAAGATTTATACAGGAAAATATTTTATGA
- a CDS encoding DUF354 domain-containing protein: MKKKKILVDINHPAHVHLFKYFIDEMQSKGYKVIVAAKNVNSIKTLLQTYKIDYIDTGQKKDNMVAKYIYELFHLLKLIGIVAFQRVDYGIGVSMVLPIVSRLTRMKSVALDDDDMTVTPLFGKAISLADTIFTPSSLAFENRGNNHISHQSFHELAYLHPARFKPDPSVMREIGILPGETYFILRFNVFKAHHDTDAIGLTLKQKLVLIELLKPYGRIFITTERTIDPELEPYRMPVSPEKIHTLMYHATMFIGDSQTMISEAALLGTPAVKLNSFAGRLSVPNEIEQRYELCYSFLPRDFDHMLSKVRELLEIVDLKAEWSQRKERMLADKIDLTAFLVEFISNYPASFNELKSNAAHQYAL; this comes from the coding sequence ATGAAAAAAAAGAAAATTCTGGTTGATATTAACCATCCAGCGCATGTGCATTTATTTAAGTACTTTATTGATGAGATGCAGAGCAAAGGATATAAAGTTATTGTTGCAGCTAAAAATGTTAACTCAATAAAAACTCTTCTACAAACTTATAAGATAGACTATATTGATACCGGCCAAAAAAAGGACAATATGGTTGCAAAGTACATTTACGAGCTTTTTCATTTACTCAAATTAATAGGCATTGTCGCATTCCAACGCGTTGATTATGGGATTGGTGTTTCGATGGTTTTGCCAATAGTTTCCAGGTTGACCCGTATGAAATCGGTTGCTTTAGATGATGACGATATGACTGTTACCCCGCTCTTTGGCAAGGCCATTTCGTTGGCAGATACTATTTTTACCCCAAGTTCACTTGCTTTTGAAAACCGGGGAAATAACCACATATCTCATCAAAGCTTTCACGAATTGGCGTATCTGCATCCCGCCAGGTTTAAGCCTGACCCATCAGTTATGCGGGAGATTGGTATTTTGCCGGGCGAAACCTATTTTATACTACGGTTTAATGTATTTAAAGCCCATCATGATACTGATGCGATTGGCCTTACGCTTAAACAAAAGCTGGTATTGATTGAGTTGCTTAAACCATACGGACGAATCTTTATTACAACTGAGCGTACTATAGACCCTGAATTAGAGCCGTATCGAATGCCGGTTTCTCCCGAAAAAATTCATACCCTGATGTACCATGCAACGATGTTTATTGGTGATAGTCAGACGATGATTTCTGAAGCGGCATTACTGGGTACGCCAGCCGTGAAGTTAAATTCTTTTGCCGGTCGGTTATCGGTTCCTAATGAAATAGAGCAGCGATATGAATTATGCTATTCTTTTCTGCCCAGAGATTTTGATCACATGTTGAGTAAAGTTCGTGAGCTTCTGGAAATAGTTGATTTAAAAGCAGAATGGAGTCAGCGTAAAGAGAGAATGCTGGCCGATAAAATTGATTTGACTGCATTTTTAGTCGAATTTATATCAAACTACCCTGCTAGTTTTAATGAGCTAAAAAGTAACGCAGCTCATCAATACGCCTTGTAG
- a CDS encoding N-acetyl sugar amidotransferase, whose translation MMICTKGVWDDTIPGITFDENGVSNFCRLQEQMMAEYPRGEKGREDWKKLVADMKAAGKNRRYDCIIGVSGGVDSSYLLHLAHQYGLRPLAVNLDNGFNSEIAVQNIYKVTSKLGVDLETYVIDYEEIKDLLRAYMKAGMPWIDTPTDLAIKATMYKIARSEGIRFILRGNDFRSEGKQPKEWTYSDSKQLRFIHKHFGSGVRLKTYPLLTLPMLVYSGMVKGIKDIRPYYYLDYKKQDAKRLMMELYNWKDYGGHHHENLFTKFSMAFWLPRKFAIDKRKINLSAQVLSQAITREEALAQLRQPFATDAELETTRAYIQKKLDLSDQEYNQIWAAPAKNTFDYPSNYALIFNSINQLKPILKRLYAFTPMSVSASAVLDVRPKN comes from the coding sequence ATGATGATATGCACCAAAGGTGTCTGGGATGACACGATCCCCGGTATCACATTTGACGAGAATGGAGTATCGAATTTCTGCCGATTGCAGGAACAAATGATGGCCGAATATCCCAGAGGAGAAAAGGGAAGGGAGGACTGGAAAAAGCTGGTAGCTGACATGAAGGCCGCTGGGAAAAATCGTCGGTACGACTGTATTATTGGCGTTAGCGGTGGGGTTGATAGCTCGTATTTGCTTCATCTGGCGCATCAGTATGGTCTGCGCCCTCTGGCGGTCAACCTGGACAATGGATTCAACAGCGAAATTGCCGTTCAGAACATCTACAAGGTGACATCGAAGTTAGGGGTCGATCTGGAAACCTACGTGATCGATTACGAGGAAATAAAGGATTTGCTCCGGGCGTATATGAAAGCGGGCATGCCCTGGATCGATACACCAACCGATCTGGCCATAAAAGCGACGATGTACAAGATTGCCCGTTCGGAAGGCATTCGATTTATCCTGCGGGGTAATGATTTTCGTTCGGAAGGGAAACAACCCAAGGAGTGGACCTATTCGGATTCCAAACAGCTTCGGTTCATTCATAAACACTTCGGGTCGGGAGTGCGACTTAAAACCTACCCGCTGCTGACGTTACCCATGCTGGTGTATTCGGGGATGGTCAAGGGTATCAAGGATATTCGGCCCTATTACTACCTCGATTATAAAAAGCAGGATGCCAAACGCCTGATGATGGAGCTATACAACTGGAAAGATTATGGGGGGCATCATCATGAAAACCTGTTTACCAAGTTTTCGATGGCCTTTTGGCTCCCCCGAAAGTTTGCTATTGACAAACGGAAAATTAACCTGTCGGCTCAGGTATTAAGTCAGGCAATTACCAGAGAAGAAGCCTTAGCGCAACTCCGCCAACCCTTTGCTACCGACGCTGAACTGGAAACCACACGCGCGTATATTCAGAAGAAACTGGATTTGTCGGATCAGGAGTACAACCAGATCTGGGCGGCCCCTGCGAAGAACACCTTTGATTACCCCTCGAATTACGCGTTGATATTTAATTCGATTAACCAACTAAAACCCATACTGAAAAGACTATACGCCTTTACCCCTATGTCTGTATCAGCCAGTGCTGTACTTGATGTAAGGCCAAAAAATTGA